In Nicotiana tabacum cultivar K326 chromosome 2, ASM71507v2, whole genome shotgun sequence, the following proteins share a genomic window:
- the LOC107804519 gene encoding F-box/LRR-repeat protein At3g03360 isoform X4: MDDVMPFSIKRKRDLLIKKKKRKTDDVMPLNRCSKRQKNLFKCGIDNLPDELLIAILSCLTFQEAARTCILSQRWRYLWKYTTCSIQFYNEGTLEFEAAEKFINSVNEGLKLHQGESIEQFKVGFVYPSISYRPNKDTEFAIERQSKVNHDIDGWINFAMEKQVKVFELNMAAGPLDSTGLWRNYSIPHVQKLLSISGEVKLLKTLTTLKSFRFVNIRITQEVVEFLLSHCPLLEQVYISASKSLKRLKVAGSLTKLRSMEISNCDSLKTMKVHAPGLVSFTYIGRDIKVPFKKVPLLSELTIGGDYAGSFIFDAHKHSSYCRNLKKLKLKVSRKVVADISPIGELPSEHPQLYNLKELELDITIEEDDGLCFFTFLTKCSPQLSRLTIKGFTIWKRKNAFYSSLSVLESEKWKKAPRLCFTEARSVKRSAHFFHVNRNLIHK, translated from the exons atggacGACGTGATGCCCTTTTCAATAAAAAGAAAGAGGGATTTacttatcaaaaagaaaaaaagaaagacgGATGATGTGATGCCTCTTAATCGCTGTAGTAAGCGTCAGAAG aatCTTTTCAAGTGTGGGATTGACAACTTGCCTGATGAGTTGCTTATTGCCATTCTTTCCTGTCTTACCTTCCAAGAGGCAGCAAGGACCTGTATCCTCTCGCAGCGATGGAGATACTTATGGAAGTATACAACTTGCAGTATTCAATTTTATAATGAAGGCACATTGGAGTTTGAGGCAGCAGAAAAGTTTATAAATTCGGTGAATGAAGGCTTAAAATTGCATCAGGGTGAATCTATTGAGCAGTTCAAAGTTGGTTTTGTCTATCCAAGTATTAGTTATCGCCCCAACAAGGATACTGAATTTGCAATTGAAAGGCAAAGCAAAGTCAACCATGATATTGATGGCTGGATTAATTTTGCAATGGAAAAGCAGGTCAAAGTATTTGAACTAAACATGGCGGCGGGTCCTCTTGACAGCACTGGACTCTGGAGGAATTATAGCATTCCTCATGTGCAAAAGCTGTTGTCCATTTCTGGCGAGGTTAAGTTGCTGAAAACATTGACTACTCTCAAATCTTTCCGATTTGTTAACATCCGAATAACACAGGAAGTTGTTGAATTTCTTTTGTCACACTGCCCTCTGTTGGAGCAAGTGTATATTTCAGCCTCAAAGTCTCTGAAGCGTTTGAAAGTTGCTGGTTCGTTAACTAAGTTAAGGTCCATGGAAATATCAAATTGTGATTCTTTGAAGACTATGAAGGTTCATGCTCCAGGTCTTGTGTCTTTTACATACATTGGACGTGATATCAAAGTGCCTTTCAAGAAAGTTCCCCTCTTATCTGAGCTAACTATCGGAGGTGATTATGCTGGCTCTTTTATTTTTGATGCTCACAAGCACTCAAGCTATTGTCGAAATCtgaagaagcttaaactgaaagTGTCACGTAAGGTTGTAGCAGACATCTCCCCTATCGGGGAGCTTCCCAGTGAACATCCTCAACTCTACAATCTGAAAGAGTTGGAATTGGACATCACCATAGAAGAGGATGATGGCCTTTGCTTCTTCACATTCTTGACTAAGTGTTCTCCTCAGTTGTCAAGGTTAACCATCAAG GGTTTTACAATATGGAAGAGGAAAAATGCTTTTTATAGTTCACTCAGTGTTTTGGAAAGCGAGAAGTGGAAAAAGGCGCCGAGGCTTTGCTTCACTGAAGCAAGAAGCGTGAAGCGAAGCGCGCATTTTTTTCATGTGAATcgcaatttaatacataaataa
- the LOC107804519 gene encoding F-box/LRR-repeat protein At3g03360 isoform X2: MDDVMPFSIKRKRDLLIKKKKRKTDDVMPLNRCSKRQKAARTCILSQRWRYLWKYTTCSIQFYNEGTLEFEAAEKFINSVNEGLKLHQGESIEQFKVGFVYPSISYRPNKDTEFAIERQSKVNHDIDGWINFAMEKQVKVFELNMAAGPLDSTGLWRNYSIPHVQKLLSISGEVKLLKTLTTLKSFRFVNIRITQEVVEFLLSHCPLLEQVYISASKSLKRLKVAGSLTKLRSMEISNCDSLKTMKVHAPGLVSFTYIGRDIKVPFKKVPLLSELTIGGDYAGSFIFDAHKHSSYCRNLKKLKLKVSRKVVADISPIGELPSEHPQLYNLKELELDITIEEDDGLCFFTFLTKCSPQLSRLTIKLLFLPGPERCIDEYTEWNLLIKEVTKQRLMFSELSGCDRPLGSISPLREVQPGVIEALRQYLTEARAADRNAQEATKFCHKRLEVVKLVGFIGCSSDCNLALHLLRIARSLTKMIIDTEGHPKCASLMNKKAIRVCVEQLKANLPPGAELSTHGPGFT; encoded by the exons atggacGACGTGATGCCCTTTTCAATAAAAAGAAAGAGGGATTTacttatcaaaaagaaaaaaagaaagacgGATGATGTGATGCCTCTTAATCGCTGTAGTAAGCGTCAGAAG GCAGCAAGGACCTGTATCCTCTCGCAGCGATGGAGATACTTATGGAAGTATACAACTTGCAGTATTCAATTTTATAATGAAGGCACATTGGAGTTTGAGGCAGCAGAAAAGTTTATAAATTCGGTGAATGAAGGCTTAAAATTGCATCAGGGTGAATCTATTGAGCAGTTCAAAGTTGGTTTTGTCTATCCAAGTATTAGTTATCGCCCCAACAAGGATACTGAATTTGCAATTGAAAGGCAAAGCAAAGTCAACCATGATATTGATGGCTGGATTAATTTTGCAATGGAAAAGCAGGTCAAAGTATTTGAACTAAACATGGCGGCGGGTCCTCTTGACAGCACTGGACTCTGGAGGAATTATAGCATTCCTCATGTGCAAAAGCTGTTGTCCATTTCTGGCGAGGTTAAGTTGCTGAAAACATTGACTACTCTCAAATCTTTCCGATTTGTTAACATCCGAATAACACAGGAAGTTGTTGAATTTCTTTTGTCACACTGCCCTCTGTTGGAGCAAGTGTATATTTCAGCCTCAAAGTCTCTGAAGCGTTTGAAAGTTGCTGGTTCGTTAACTAAGTTAAGGTCCATGGAAATATCAAATTGTGATTCTTTGAAGACTATGAAGGTTCATGCTCCAGGTCTTGTGTCTTTTACATACATTGGACGTGATATCAAAGTGCCTTTCAAGAAAGTTCCCCTCTTATCTGAGCTAACTATCGGAGGTGATTATGCTGGCTCTTTTATTTTTGATGCTCACAAGCACTCAAGCTATTGTCGAAATCtgaagaagcttaaactgaaagTGTCACGTAAGGTTGTAGCAGACATCTCCCCTATCGGGGAGCTTCCCAGTGAACATCCTCAACTCTACAATCTGAAAGAGTTGGAATTGGACATCACCATAGAAGAGGATGATGGCCTTTGCTTCTTCACATTCTTGACTAAGTGTTCTCCTCAGTTGTCAAGGTTAACCATCAAG TTATTGTTCCTTCCAGGCCCGGAGAGATGT ATTGACGAATATACAGAGTGGAATCTTCTTATCAAAGAAGTTACAAAGCAGAGACTTATGTTTTCAGAACTGAGTGGTTGTGACCGTCCTCTTGGGAGTATTAGTCCATTGAGAGAAGTTCAACCTGGCGTGATTGAGGCG TTGCGGCAGTACCTGACAGAAGCACGCGCTGCTGATCGTAATGCACAAGAAGCTACTAAGTTCTGTCACAAACGTCTAGAGGTAGTGAAGTTGGTTGGTTTTATTGGGTGTTCAAGTGATTGTAATCTTGCTTTACATTTGCTGCGAATTGCCCGATCTCTTACGAAGATGATCATTGACACAGAGGGACACCCTAAGTGTGCATCCCTAATGAACAAGAAGGCAATCAGAGTGTGTGTTGAGCAGCTTAAAGCAAATTTACCTCCCGGAGCTGAATTGTCGACACATGGTCCTGGTTTTACGTAA
- the LOC107804519 gene encoding F-box/LRR-repeat protein At3g03360 isoform X1 → MDDVMPFSIKRKRDLLIKKKKRKTDDVMPLNRCSKRQKNLFKCGIDNLPDELLIAILSCLTFQEAARTCILSQRWRYLWKYTTCSIQFYNEGTLEFEAAEKFINSVNEGLKLHQGESIEQFKVGFVYPSISYRPNKDTEFAIERQSKVNHDIDGWINFAMEKQVKVFELNMAAGPLDSTGLWRNYSIPHVQKLLSISGEVKLLKTLTTLKSFRFVNIRITQEVVEFLLSHCPLLEQVYISASKSLKRLKVAGSLTKLRSMEISNCDSLKTMKVHAPGLVSFTYIGRDIKVPFKKVPLLSELTIGGDYAGSFIFDAHKHSSYCRNLKKLKLKVSRKVVADISPIGELPSEHPQLYNLKELELDITIEEDDGLCFFTFLTKCSPQLSRLTIKLLFLPGPERCIDEYTEWNLLIKEVTKQRLMFSELSGCDRPLGSISPLREVQPGVIEALRQYLTEARAADRNAQEATKFCHKRLEVVKLVGFIGCSSDCNLALHLLRIARSLTKMIIDTEGHPKCASLMNKKAIRVCVEQLKANLPPGAELSTHGPGFT, encoded by the exons atggacGACGTGATGCCCTTTTCAATAAAAAGAAAGAGGGATTTacttatcaaaaagaaaaaaagaaagacgGATGATGTGATGCCTCTTAATCGCTGTAGTAAGCGTCAGAAG aatCTTTTCAAGTGTGGGATTGACAACTTGCCTGATGAGTTGCTTATTGCCATTCTTTCCTGTCTTACCTTCCAAGAGGCAGCAAGGACCTGTATCCTCTCGCAGCGATGGAGATACTTATGGAAGTATACAACTTGCAGTATTCAATTTTATAATGAAGGCACATTGGAGTTTGAGGCAGCAGAAAAGTTTATAAATTCGGTGAATGAAGGCTTAAAATTGCATCAGGGTGAATCTATTGAGCAGTTCAAAGTTGGTTTTGTCTATCCAAGTATTAGTTATCGCCCCAACAAGGATACTGAATTTGCAATTGAAAGGCAAAGCAAAGTCAACCATGATATTGATGGCTGGATTAATTTTGCAATGGAAAAGCAGGTCAAAGTATTTGAACTAAACATGGCGGCGGGTCCTCTTGACAGCACTGGACTCTGGAGGAATTATAGCATTCCTCATGTGCAAAAGCTGTTGTCCATTTCTGGCGAGGTTAAGTTGCTGAAAACATTGACTACTCTCAAATCTTTCCGATTTGTTAACATCCGAATAACACAGGAAGTTGTTGAATTTCTTTTGTCACACTGCCCTCTGTTGGAGCAAGTGTATATTTCAGCCTCAAAGTCTCTGAAGCGTTTGAAAGTTGCTGGTTCGTTAACTAAGTTAAGGTCCATGGAAATATCAAATTGTGATTCTTTGAAGACTATGAAGGTTCATGCTCCAGGTCTTGTGTCTTTTACATACATTGGACGTGATATCAAAGTGCCTTTCAAGAAAGTTCCCCTCTTATCTGAGCTAACTATCGGAGGTGATTATGCTGGCTCTTTTATTTTTGATGCTCACAAGCACTCAAGCTATTGTCGAAATCtgaagaagcttaaactgaaagTGTCACGTAAGGTTGTAGCAGACATCTCCCCTATCGGGGAGCTTCCCAGTGAACATCCTCAACTCTACAATCTGAAAGAGTTGGAATTGGACATCACCATAGAAGAGGATGATGGCCTTTGCTTCTTCACATTCTTGACTAAGTGTTCTCCTCAGTTGTCAAGGTTAACCATCAAG TTATTGTTCCTTCCAGGCCCGGAGAGATGT ATTGACGAATATACAGAGTGGAATCTTCTTATCAAAGAAGTTACAAAGCAGAGACTTATGTTTTCAGAACTGAGTGGTTGTGACCGTCCTCTTGGGAGTATTAGTCCATTGAGAGAAGTTCAACCTGGCGTGATTGAGGCG TTGCGGCAGTACCTGACAGAAGCACGCGCTGCTGATCGTAATGCACAAGAAGCTACTAAGTTCTGTCACAAACGTCTAGAGGTAGTGAAGTTGGTTGGTTTTATTGGGTGTTCAAGTGATTGTAATCTTGCTTTACATTTGCTGCGAATTGCCCGATCTCTTACGAAGATGATCATTGACACAGAGGGACACCCTAAGTGTGCATCCCTAATGAACAAGAAGGCAATCAGAGTGTGTGTTGAGCAGCTTAAAGCAAATTTACCTCCCGGAGCTGAATTGTCGACACATGGTCCTGGTTTTACGTAA
- the LOC107777820 gene encoding 2S sulfur-rich seed storage protein 2-like, whose translation MAKLSVVAALLLCLLAVASANTFTVTTTVTEDDIENQGSQRCQEQIQRQRLNYCRMYLSRSRQYYGDELSMMTDDKESNQGQEHLQQCCQELRNMDTQCRCEALRRMVTQQRGGRGQDAERMSERARYLPRMCNIQPTQCRF comes from the exons ATGGCAAAGCTTTCAGTTGTTGCTGCTCTTCTCTTGTGCTTGTTAGCTGTTGCAAGTGCCAACACCTTCACCGTCACCACCACTGTGACGGAGGACGATATCGAAAATCAGGGGTCGCAAAGGTGCCAAGAGCAGATCCAGAGGCAGAGGCTGAACTACTGCAG GATGTACCTTTCAAGAAGCCGTCAATATTATGGCGACGAGCTGAGCATGATGACAGACGACAAAGAGAGCAACCAAGGACAGGAGCATCTCCAGCAGTGCTGCCAGGAATTGAGGAACATGGACACTCAATGCCGCTGCGAGGCACTTAGGAGAATGGTGACACAACAGCGTGGTGGCCGCGGCCAAGACGCTGAGCGCATGTCAGAGAGAGCTCGTTACCTCCCCCGCATGTGCAACATCCAGCCTACTCAGTGCCGCTTCTAA
- the LOC107804519 gene encoding F-box/LRR-repeat protein At3g03360 isoform X3 produces MDDVMPFSIKRKRDLLIKKKKRKTDDVMPLNRCSKRQKNLFKCGIDNLPDELLIAILSCLTFQEAARTCILSQRWRYLWKYTTCSIQFYNEGTLEFEAAEKFINSVNEGLKLHQGESIEQFKVGFVYPSISYRPNKDTEFAIERQSKVNHDIDGWINFAMEKQVKVFELNMAAGPLDSTGLWRNYSIPHVQKLLSISGEVKLLKTLTTLKSFRFVNIRITQEVVEFLLSHCPLLEQVYISASKSLKRLKVAGSLTKLRSMEISNCDSLKTMKVHAPGLVSFTYIGRDIKVPFKKVPLLSELTIGGDYAGSFIFDAHKHSSYCRNLKKLKLKVSRKVVADISPIGELPSEHPQLYNLKELELDITIEEDDGLCFFTFLTKCSPQLSRLTIKLLFLPGPERCIDEYTEWNLLIKEVTKQRLMFSELSGCDRPLGSISPLREVQPGVIEALRQYLTEARAADRNAQEATKFCHKRLERDTLSVHP; encoded by the exons atggacGACGTGATGCCCTTTTCAATAAAAAGAAAGAGGGATTTacttatcaaaaagaaaaaaagaaagacgGATGATGTGATGCCTCTTAATCGCTGTAGTAAGCGTCAGAAG aatCTTTTCAAGTGTGGGATTGACAACTTGCCTGATGAGTTGCTTATTGCCATTCTTTCCTGTCTTACCTTCCAAGAGGCAGCAAGGACCTGTATCCTCTCGCAGCGATGGAGATACTTATGGAAGTATACAACTTGCAGTATTCAATTTTATAATGAAGGCACATTGGAGTTTGAGGCAGCAGAAAAGTTTATAAATTCGGTGAATGAAGGCTTAAAATTGCATCAGGGTGAATCTATTGAGCAGTTCAAAGTTGGTTTTGTCTATCCAAGTATTAGTTATCGCCCCAACAAGGATACTGAATTTGCAATTGAAAGGCAAAGCAAAGTCAACCATGATATTGATGGCTGGATTAATTTTGCAATGGAAAAGCAGGTCAAAGTATTTGAACTAAACATGGCGGCGGGTCCTCTTGACAGCACTGGACTCTGGAGGAATTATAGCATTCCTCATGTGCAAAAGCTGTTGTCCATTTCTGGCGAGGTTAAGTTGCTGAAAACATTGACTACTCTCAAATCTTTCCGATTTGTTAACATCCGAATAACACAGGAAGTTGTTGAATTTCTTTTGTCACACTGCCCTCTGTTGGAGCAAGTGTATATTTCAGCCTCAAAGTCTCTGAAGCGTTTGAAAGTTGCTGGTTCGTTAACTAAGTTAAGGTCCATGGAAATATCAAATTGTGATTCTTTGAAGACTATGAAGGTTCATGCTCCAGGTCTTGTGTCTTTTACATACATTGGACGTGATATCAAAGTGCCTTTCAAGAAAGTTCCCCTCTTATCTGAGCTAACTATCGGAGGTGATTATGCTGGCTCTTTTATTTTTGATGCTCACAAGCACTCAAGCTATTGTCGAAATCtgaagaagcttaaactgaaagTGTCACGTAAGGTTGTAGCAGACATCTCCCCTATCGGGGAGCTTCCCAGTGAACATCCTCAACTCTACAATCTGAAAGAGTTGGAATTGGACATCACCATAGAAGAGGATGATGGCCTTTGCTTCTTCACATTCTTGACTAAGTGTTCTCCTCAGTTGTCAAGGTTAACCATCAAG TTATTGTTCCTTCCAGGCCCGGAGAGATGT ATTGACGAATATACAGAGTGGAATCTTCTTATCAAAGAAGTTACAAAGCAGAGACTTATGTTTTCAGAACTGAGTGGTTGTGACCGTCCTCTTGGGAGTATTAGTCCATTGAGAGAAGTTCAACCTGGCGTGATTGAGGCG TTGCGGCAGTACCTGACAGAAGCACGCGCTGCTGATCGTAATGCACAAGAAGCTACTAAGTTCTGTCACAAACGTCTAGAG AGGGACACCCTAAGTGTGCATCCCTAA